In Odontesthes bonariensis isolate fOdoBon6 chromosome 6, fOdoBon6.hap1, whole genome shotgun sequence, one genomic interval encodes:
- the foxd5 gene encoding forkhead box protein D5, which translates to MTLSSEFEASVHTGLPLEEDEIDIVGENEPLHRHLYRNECSADPGSSAESGAEFDSSEPDSSGESENSFCANAAPSKVQSTSVKPPYSYIALITMAILQSPLKKLTLSGICDFISNKFPYYRDKFPAWQNSIRHNLSLNDCFIKIPREPGNPGKGNYWSLDPASEDMFDNGSFLRRRKRFKRNQPDFGKDGLMFYSSLNCYRPYGQPYSVQGQVSPTPTAPIRYIPIQESIMMPPSSFHLLPHAMNSYGKCSGHRDSRAQPCAREPKPGLSAKCSFSIDSIMSRPCPIRQQSPNPPHSPDSGFGYGHLMSNPTACLVPTLLHPLRASFCLPPMPSSAPSTTEHLRLAYPRC; encoded by the coding sequence ATGACTTTATCCAGTGAATTTGAAGCGTCAGTTCACACTGGATTACCTCTAGAAGAGGATGAAATTGACATAGTGGGTGAAAACGAGCCTCTCCACCGGCATTTGTATCGAAATGAGTGCTCTGCGGACCCCGGATCCTCAGCAGAATCTGGTGCCGAGTTTGACTCTTCAGAGCCTGATTCGTCGGGGGAAAGCGagaacagtttctgtgctaaCGCAGCACCGTCCAAAGTCCAGAGCACTTCGGTAAAGCCGCCCTACTCCTACATTGCTCTCATCACCATGGCCATCCTGCAAAGCCCGCTGAAGAAGCTGACGCTGAGTGGCATCTGTGACTTCATCAGCAACAAGTTTCCCTACTACAGAGACAAGTTCCCCGCTTGGCAGAACTCGATCAGACACAACCTCTCCCTCAACGACTGCTTCATCAAGATCCCAAGGGAGCCTGGAAATCCAGGCAAAGGGAACTACTGGTCACTGGACCCTGCCTCGGAGGACATGTTCGACAACGGCAGCTTTCTTCGCCGAAGGAAGCGGTTCAAGAGGAACCAACCCGATTTCGGCAAAGATGGACTTATGTTTTATTCCAGCTTAAATTGCTACCGGCCTTACGGCCAACCATACAGCGTACAAGGCCAGGTAAGCCCCACTCCCACTGCTCCCATACGGTACATACCAATACAGGAAAGCATCATGATGCCTCCTTCATCCTTCCACCTTCTACCACACGCTATGAACAGTTACGGGAAGTGCAGTGGACATAGAGACTCCAGGGCACAGCCGTGTGCAAGGGAACCAAAACCTGGCCTGTCAGCAAAATGCTCCTTCAGTATTGACAGCATCATGAGCAGACCGTGTCCCATCAGGCAGCAGAGCCCGAACCCACCGCACAGCCCTGACAGCGGTTTTGGATACGGTCATCTCATGTCCAACCCAACTGCCTGTTTGGTACCGACGCTCCTGCATCCTCTGAGAGCTTCTTTTTGCCTTCCTCCCATGCCGAGCAGTGCTCCTTCAACAACTGAGCATCTCAGACTCGCTTACCCTCGCTGCTGA